A region of Pseudomonas putida DNA encodes the following proteins:
- the finR gene encoding LysR family transcriptional regulator FinR: protein MRFTLRQLQVFVAVAQHQSVSRAAGLLSLSQSAASTSITELERQSSCQLFDRAGKRLSLNALGHQLLPQAVALLDQAKEIEDLLNGKSAFGSLAVGATLTIGNYLATLLIGSFMQVHPESQVKLHVQNTAHIVQQVAHYEIDLGLIEGDCNHPDLEVQPWVEDELVVFCAPQHPLATLGHADIQTLSQEAWILREQGSGTRLTFDQAMRHHRANLNIRLELEHTEAIKRAVESGLGIGCISRLALRDAFRRGSLVPVETPELDLMRQFYFIWHKQKYQTSAMREFLELCRNFTAGFTRSDEIVLPAIA from the coding sequence ATGCGATTCACACTTCGTCAGCTCCAGGTCTTCGTCGCCGTGGCCCAGCATCAAAGCGTCTCTCGGGCCGCCGGCCTGCTGTCGCTGTCGCAGTCGGCTGCCAGCACTTCCATCACCGAGCTTGAGCGCCAATCCAGCTGCCAGCTGTTCGATCGCGCCGGCAAGCGCCTGAGCCTCAACGCCCTGGGCCATCAACTGCTGCCACAGGCTGTCGCCTTGCTCGACCAGGCCAAGGAAATCGAAGACCTGCTCAATGGCAAGTCGGCCTTCGGCTCGCTGGCGGTCGGCGCCACGCTGACCATTGGCAACTACCTGGCGACCCTGCTGATCGGCAGCTTCATGCAGGTACACCCGGAAAGCCAGGTCAAGCTGCACGTGCAGAACACGGCGCACATTGTGCAACAAGTCGCTCACTACGAAATTGATCTGGGTCTGATCGAAGGCGATTGCAACCACCCAGACCTGGAGGTTCAGCCCTGGGTCGAGGACGAACTGGTCGTGTTCTGCGCGCCACAGCACCCACTGGCCACGCTGGGCCACGCAGACATTCAGACATTGTCCCAGGAAGCCTGGATTCTTCGCGAGCAAGGCTCCGGCACGCGCCTGACCTTTGACCAGGCCATGCGTCATCATCGCGCCAACCTCAACATCCGCCTGGAGCTCGAACACACCGAGGCGATCAAGCGGGCGGTGGAGTCGGGCCTGGGCATCGGCTGCATCTCGCGCCTGGCCCTGCGCGATGCCTTCCGCCGTGGCAGCCTGGTACCGGTCGAAACCCCGGAGCTGGACTTGATGCGCCAGTTCTACTTCATCTGGCACAAGCAGAAATACCAGACCTCGGCCATGCGCGAGTTTCTTGAGCTATGCCGCAACTTCACCGCAGGCTTCACCCGCAGTGATGAAATCGTGCTGCCGGCAATCGCCTAG
- a CDS encoding diacylglycerol kinase, translating into MSPFKGQTGLKRIFNAAGYSLDGLRAAFKGEAAFRQLVLLNVLLIPTAFWLPVSRAERAIMIAVCLLGLIVELFNSAVEAAIDRISLERHPLSKNAKDMGSAAQLVALTMVALVWGVILL; encoded by the coding sequence CGGCCTCAAACGCATCTTCAACGCCGCCGGCTACTCGCTGGACGGCTTGCGCGCCGCCTTCAAGGGCGAGGCCGCGTTCCGTCAACTGGTGCTGCTCAACGTGCTGCTGATCCCGACTGCCTTCTGGCTGCCGGTCAGCCGCGCGGAGCGGGCGATCATGATTGCGGTGTGTCTGCTGGGCTTGATCGTCGAGTTGTTCAACTCGGCGGTGGAAGCCGCCATCGACCGTATTTCGCTGGAACGCCACCCCTTGTCGAAAAATGCCAAGGACATGGGCAGCGCCGCGCAACTGGTGGCGCTGACCATGGTTGCGCTGGTCTGGGGCGTGATTCTGCTCTAG